Proteins from a genomic interval of Pseudomonas asplenii:
- a CDS encoding exonuclease SbcCD subunit D C-terminal domain-containing protein — MRLFHTSDWHLGQNLHGQERDFEHACFLTWLLAQLASQQPDVLLIAGDIFDTVNPPVKAQERLYDFIVSAHEQQPQLTIVMIAGNHDSGSRIELPAPLMRRLRTHALGRVLWLEDGQLDSDRLLIPLPDASGAIAAWCLALPFLRPAEVTGLQLGDNYLRGIGQVHRWLIEAAQARRQPGQALVAISHAHMAGGSVSEDSERSLIIGSAEALPASLFDVSVSYVALGHLHKPQKVNGEERIRYSGSPIPLSFSEIGYKHQILDIVLDGEQLVSVEPRLVPRAVDLQRIGPLPFADVLEQLGDLPDVDLLADLPRQPWLEVRVRLDEPQPDLRQQVETALQGKAVRLVRIAAEYAGSGAREGDEDAEHLVDLDQLSPQDLFSRAWQDNYGSDVDQPTLDDFALLLQEVQLEDEQP; from the coding sequence TTGCGCCTGTTTCATACCTCCGACTGGCATCTGGGCCAGAACCTTCACGGCCAGGAGCGGGATTTCGAACACGCCTGCTTCCTGACCTGGCTGCTCGCCCAGCTCGCCAGCCAGCAACCGGACGTGCTGCTGATCGCCGGCGATATCTTCGATACCGTCAACCCGCCAGTCAAAGCCCAGGAACGGCTCTACGACTTCATCGTCAGCGCCCACGAGCAGCAGCCGCAACTGACCATCGTGATGATCGCCGGCAACCACGACTCCGGCTCGCGGATCGAGTTGCCGGCGCCGCTGATGCGCCGCCTGCGCACCCACGCCCTCGGACGGGTGCTGTGGCTCGAAGACGGCCAGCTCGACAGCGACCGCCTGCTGATCCCGCTGCCTGACGCCAGTGGTGCTATCGCCGCCTGGTGCCTGGCCCTGCCCTTCCTGCGCCCGGCCGAAGTCACCGGCCTGCAACTGGGCGACAACTATCTGCGCGGCATCGGCCAGGTCCACCGCTGGCTGATCGAAGCCGCCCAGGCCAGGCGCCAACCGGGTCAGGCGCTGGTCGCCATCAGTCACGCACACATGGCCGGCGGCTCGGTTTCGGAAGATTCCGAGCGCAGCCTGATCATCGGCAGCGCCGAGGCCCTGCCCGCCAGCCTGTTCGATGTCAGCGTCAGCTACGTCGCCCTGGGCCATCTGCACAAACCGCAGAAGGTCAACGGCGAAGAGCGCATCCGCTACAGCGGCTCGCCGATCCCGCTGTCGTTTTCGGAAATCGGCTACAAGCACCAGATCCTCGATATCGTCCTCGACGGCGAGCAACTGGTCAGCGTCGAACCCCGTCTGGTACCGCGCGCGGTGGATCTGCAACGCATAGGCCCACTGCCCTTCGCCGACGTTCTGGAGCAGCTTGGCGATCTGCCCGATGTCGACCTGCTGGCCGACCTGCCGCGCCAACCCTGGCTGGAAGTGCGGGTGCGCCTCGACGAGCCGCAGCCGGACCTGCGCCAGCAGGTGGAAACCGCCCTGCAAGGCAAGGCCGTGCGCCTGGTGCGCATCGCCGCCGAATACGCCGGCAGCGGCGCACGCGAGGGCGACGAGGATGCCGAACACCTGGTCGACCTCGACCAGCTCAGCCCCCAGGACCTGTTCAGCCGTGCCTGGCAGGACAACTACGGCAGCGATGTGGATCAGCCGACCCTCGATGACTTCGCCCTGCTGCTGCAGGAAGTCCAACTGGAGGACGAGCAGCCATGA
- a CDS encoding BatD family protein, whose protein sequence is MIKRFSVFLLWLLCWSLPAHSDGLLASVDRTRLNSGESVELTLESRDATQFGKPDLDPLTSQFEVRGTRQVNQLTTLGDNKQATTRWIITLLPRQSGSVVIPALQLGELRSQPITLQVVQSDEQEPANSLAPVFIETSLDQDSVYVQAQAVLTLHIYHSVSLYDDSSLSPLQVGDARIEQLGESRTYEKLINGVRHGVIELRYAIYPQHSGELVIPALVFSATLVDPGQSQSQSPTAPKPGKLIHVSSAAMTLNVKPQPAAWPADAPWLPARSLSLGESWSPEPDHSQVGDSLTRSLTIKAEGLSSAQLPPLPATSVNGLRRYPDQPQLSNQNSERGLIGSREEREALVPTHSGTFELPAVTVVWWNTHEEHLERSSLPSRTLQVTTNPSLAVDTPVNSLPANLAADAASLWLWKLSTLLLTGTTLLGFGLWWRARSQPAVHRAAQTGPSPRTLLDDLKRTCLANDPQATRQALDAWARQQPETLAEMAARFVPLSDALDGLNGALYSESGQYWQGEELWRVVRAIPTAERVQDPVGDSGLPPLYPK, encoded by the coding sequence ATGATCAAGCGCTTTTCCGTTTTCTTGCTGTGGCTGCTCTGCTGGAGCCTGCCGGCCCACTCCGACGGATTGCTCGCCAGCGTCGACCGCACGCGCCTGAATTCCGGCGAATCGGTGGAGTTGACCCTGGAGTCACGGGATGCCACCCAGTTCGGCAAACCGGACCTGGACCCGCTGACCAGCCAGTTCGAAGTACGCGGCACCCGCCAGGTCAACCAACTGACGACCCTGGGCGATAACAAGCAGGCAACGACCCGCTGGATCATCACCCTGTTGCCACGGCAGAGCGGCAGCGTGGTGATTCCCGCGCTGCAACTGGGTGAACTGCGCAGCCAGCCGATCACCCTGCAGGTGGTACAGAGCGACGAACAGGAGCCGGCCAACAGCCTCGCGCCAGTGTTCATCGAGACCAGCCTCGACCAGGACAGTGTCTATGTCCAGGCCCAGGCGGTACTGACCCTGCACATCTACCATTCGGTGTCGCTGTATGACGACAGCAGCCTGAGCCCGCTGCAAGTGGGCGATGCGCGCATCGAACAACTGGGCGAGTCGCGGACCTACGAGAAACTGATCAACGGCGTGCGCCATGGCGTGATCGAGTTACGCTACGCGATCTATCCGCAGCACAGTGGCGAACTGGTGATTCCGGCGCTGGTGTTCAGCGCCACGCTGGTGGATCCCGGGCAGAGCCAGAGCCAGTCGCCAACCGCTCCCAAACCCGGCAAGCTGATTCACGTCAGTTCGGCGGCCATGACCCTGAACGTGAAACCGCAACCGGCCGCCTGGCCCGCCGATGCCCCCTGGCTACCCGCGCGCAGTCTGAGCCTGGGCGAAAGCTGGAGCCCGGAACCGGATCACAGCCAGGTCGGCGATTCCCTGACCCGCAGCCTCACCATCAAGGCCGAAGGCCTGTCCAGTGCCCAGTTGCCGCCGTTGCCGGCCACCAGCGTCAACGGGCTACGGCGCTATCCGGACCAGCCGCAGTTGAGCAACCAGAACAGCGAACGCGGCCTGATCGGCAGCCGCGAAGAGCGTGAAGCCCTGGTGCCGACCCACAGCGGCACCTTCGAGTTGCCGGCGGTGACGGTGGTCTGGTGGAACACCCACGAAGAACACCTGGAGCGCAGCAGCCTGCCGTCGCGCACCCTACAAGTGACGACCAACCCGAGCCTGGCGGTGGACACCCCGGTCAACAGTCTGCCGGCGAACCTCGCCGCCGACGCGGCGAGCCTGTGGCTCTGGAAACTCAGCACCCTGCTGCTGACCGGCACCACCCTGCTCGGCTTCGGCCTGTGGTGGCGCGCCCGTTCGCAACCGGCCGTACACCGCGCGGCACAGACCGGGCCAAGCCCCCGGACCCTGCTCGACGACCTCAAGCGCACCTGCCTGGCCAACGACCCCCAGGCCACGCGCCAGGCCCTGGACGCCTGGGCCCGGCAACAGCCGGAAACCCTGGCCGAGATGGCGGCACGCTTCGTACCCTTGTCCGATGCCCTGGACGGCCTGAACGGCGCGCTGTACAGCGAATCCGGTCAATACTGGCAAGGCGAGGAACTGTGGCGGGTGGTGCGCGCCATCCCGACCGCCGAACGCGTCCAGGACCCGGTGGGCGACAGCGGCCTGCCACCGCTGTACCCCAAATAA
- a CDS encoding tetratricopeptide repeat protein has product MSGDFLATLWPHWFRPAWLVLLPLLGGLLWRLWHRQKRAGRWQMILPPAFHRVLLSGGSGRDSRLPWIVLGLGWTLAVLALLGPSWQRIEQSTQKPQDPLVVLLELTPDMLATDLAPNRLEQARRKLFDLMRARSDAQTAIIVYAGSAHTLVPLSDDMGTSRNLLDALRPSIMPEPGNRADLAVAKALTLLERGAQGQGRLLLIASSLSEQEREGIRKALDQQPHSLLILGIGTRDGAPVAQEDGSLLKDAQGAIRVPRLDSQSLKAFAAEVGGRYRQTRVDESDLRGLGLLDGPRHLRDDGQRVQLDSWEDQGYWLLLPLLLLAACAGRRGWLFCLPLFLMFPQPSQAFEFTDLWLRPDQQGIRLLEQQRPLEAAKHFDDPQWQGMALYEAGDYAAAARKFAEGDDANAHYNRGNALAQSGELEAALDAYEQALERQSDLRPALRNKALVEQILEEQRARSAAQAEKPAETETTGEPSSAIPEASPGNANPGQPQGTDTAPQEHEQPPSGASADAPTTPKGDNDVPGSELGDEQTTRPPLRSAAQNLEGEQRQALEQWLRQIPDDPGELLRRKFWYEQQLHQDKTR; this is encoded by the coding sequence ATGAGCGGCGACTTCCTGGCTACCCTCTGGCCACATTGGTTCCGCCCCGCCTGGCTGGTGTTGTTGCCATTGCTCGGCGGGTTGCTGTGGCGACTCTGGCATCGGCAGAAACGTGCCGGGCGCTGGCAGATGATCCTGCCGCCGGCCTTCCACCGGGTGCTGCTCAGCGGCGGCAGCGGTCGCGACAGCCGGTTGCCCTGGATAGTCCTCGGATTGGGCTGGACCCTGGCCGTACTGGCCCTGCTCGGCCCGAGCTGGCAGCGGATCGAACAGTCGACCCAAAAACCCCAGGACCCGCTGGTGGTGTTGCTGGAACTGACCCCGGACATGCTCGCCACCGATCTCGCACCGAATCGCCTGGAACAGGCCCGGCGCAAGCTGTTCGACCTGATGCGGGCACGCAGCGACGCGCAGACCGCGATCATCGTCTATGCCGGTAGTGCGCACACGCTGGTGCCGCTGTCCGACGACATGGGCACCAGTCGCAACCTGCTCGATGCGCTCAGACCGTCGATCATGCCCGAACCGGGGAATCGCGCCGACCTCGCGGTCGCCAAGGCCCTGACACTGCTCGAACGCGGCGCCCAGGGTCAGGGGCGACTGCTGCTGATCGCCTCGTCCCTCAGCGAACAGGAACGCGAGGGCATTCGCAAGGCGTTGGATCAACAGCCACACAGCCTGCTGATCCTCGGCATCGGCACCCGTGACGGCGCGCCAGTCGCCCAGGAAGACGGCAGTCTACTCAAGGATGCCCAGGGTGCGATCCGCGTGCCCCGGCTGGACAGCCAGAGTCTCAAGGCCTTTGCCGCCGAAGTAGGCGGACGTTACCGCCAGACCCGCGTGGACGAAAGCGACCTGCGCGGCCTCGGCCTGCTCGACGGCCCACGGCATCTGCGCGACGACGGTCAGCGGGTGCAGCTCGACAGCTGGGAAGACCAGGGTTACTGGTTGCTGCTGCCATTGCTGCTGCTCGCCGCCTGTGCCGGCCGGCGGGGCTGGCTGTTCTGCCTGCCGCTGTTCCTGATGTTCCCGCAGCCGAGCCAGGCGTTCGAGTTCACCGACCTATGGCTGCGCCCGGATCAACAGGGCATACGGCTGCTGGAGCAGCAACGCCCGCTGGAAGCGGCGAAGCATTTCGACGATCCGCAGTGGCAGGGCATGGCCCTCTACGAGGCCGGCGATTATGCCGCCGCAGCACGCAAGTTCGCCGAGGGCGACGATGCCAATGCCCATTACAATCGGGGCAATGCCCTGGCCCAGAGCGGTGAGCTGGAAGCGGCACTGGATGCCTATGAACAGGCGCTCGAACGCCAGTCCGACCTGCGTCCGGCACTGAGAAACAAGGCCCTGGTGGAGCAGATTCTGGAAGAGCAACGCGCCCGTTCGGCGGCCCAAGCGGAAAAACCCGCTGAAACCGAGACCACTGGCGAACCTTCCAGCGCCATTCCAGAAGCCTCACCCGGCAACGCCAATCCCGGCCAGCCGCAGGGAACCGACACCGCGCCGCAGGAGCACGAACAGCCACCGAGCGGTGCATCGGCCGATGCCCCAACCACGCCAAAAGGCGATAATGACGTACCAGGCAGCGAACTGGGCGATGAACAGACCACTCGCCCACCGCTGCGCAGCGCCGCGCAGAACCTCGAGGGCGAACAGCGCCAGGCCCTCGAACAATGGCTGCGGCAGATCCCCGACGATCCGGGCGAACTGCTCAGGCGCAAATTCTGGTACGAACAACAGCTCCATCAGGACAAGACCCGATGA
- a CDS encoding vWA domain-containing protein, whose amino-acid sequence MFEFAWPWIFALFPLPWLLRLVLPAADNGEAALKVSFLADLETLARRRARLNLPGWRQQMHFVLLWLLLLIAAARPQWLGEPLPIAASGRDLLVAVDVSGSMEYPDMRWQDEDVSRLSLVQHLLGDFLESREGDRVGLILFGSKAYVQAPLTFDRRTVRIWLDEAKIGIAGKNTAIGDAIGLALKRLRQRPAQSRVLILVTDGANNGGEIDPLTAARLAAEEQVKIYPIGIGADPEQSGSLSMLGLNPSMDLDEPALKEIAQVTGGRYFRARDGQELQSIRNTLDKLEPVAQQPTQARPARALYHWPLALALALSLLLVAREQWPDNLLQRWLARRRFLPQHPEWRQRLKRLRLRRRR is encoded by the coding sequence ATGTTTGAGTTCGCCTGGCCGTGGATCTTCGCCCTGTTCCCGCTGCCATGGCTGCTGCGCCTGGTGCTGCCGGCGGCCGACAACGGCGAAGCGGCATTGAAGGTCAGTTTTCTCGCCGACCTCGAAACCCTGGCCCGCCGTCGTGCCCGGCTCAATCTGCCCGGCTGGCGTCAGCAAATGCATTTTGTCTTGCTCTGGCTGTTGCTATTGATCGCCGCCGCCCGCCCGCAGTGGCTGGGCGAGCCGTTGCCGATCGCCGCCAGTGGCCGCGATCTGCTGGTGGCAGTGGATGTCTCCGGCTCCATGGAGTACCCCGACATGCGCTGGCAAGATGAGGACGTCAGCCGCCTGAGCCTGGTCCAGCATCTGCTCGGCGATTTTCTCGAAAGCCGCGAAGGCGATCGCGTCGGGCTGATCCTGTTCGGCAGCAAGGCCTATGTCCAGGCGCCGCTGACGTTCGATCGACGCACCGTGCGGATCTGGCTGGATGAAGCGAAGATCGGCATTGCCGGCAAGAACACCGCCATCGGCGACGCCATCGGCCTGGCCCTCAAGCGCCTGCGTCAGCGGCCGGCACAAAGCCGGGTGCTGATCCTGGTGACCGACGGTGCCAACAACGGCGGCGAAATCGATCCGCTCACTGCCGCCCGACTGGCGGCCGAGGAGCAGGTGAAAATCTATCCGATCGGCATTGGTGCCGACCCGGAGCAGAGCGGCAGCCTGTCCATGCTCGGGTTGAACCCGAGCATGGACCTGGACGAACCGGCCCTCAAGGAGATCGCCCAGGTCACCGGCGGCCGGTATTTCCGGGCCCGCGACGGCCAGGAACTGCAGAGCATCCGCAATACTCTGGACAAACTCGAACCCGTGGCCCAACAGCCGACCCAAGCCCGTCCGGCTCGCGCCCTGTATCACTGGCCGCTGGCCCTGGCGTTGGCCCTGAGCCTGTTGCTGGTGGCTCGCGAACAGTGGCCCGACAACCTGCTGCAGCGCTGGCTCGCACGCAGACGGTTCCTGCCGCAACATCCCGAATGGCGTCAGCGCCTCAAGCGTCTACGCTTGCGGAGGCGCCGATGA
- a CDS encoding DUF4381 domain-containing protein, with amino-acid sequence MSGLDQLQPLISPPVQGFWPPAPGWWLLALLMPLLGVGLWYLRRWLLGKRTLPRAEQPLDPLRLAALEELARLPKPYDGAPAGAWLQQLNGLLKRLCRNHYPASQSHTLNGRQWLAFLDNRCPAAGLTRWMVLVEGAYKPECKLDDKAIAGLNQAIDTWIRKHV; translated from the coding sequence ATGAGCGGCCTGGACCAGTTGCAACCGCTGATCAGCCCGCCCGTGCAGGGTTTCTGGCCACCGGCACCGGGCTGGTGGCTGCTGGCGCTGTTGATGCCATTGCTCGGCGTCGGCCTCTGGTATCTGCGGCGCTGGCTGCTGGGCAAGCGTACGCTGCCGCGTGCCGAGCAGCCGCTGGACCCGCTGCGGCTGGCGGCGCTGGAGGAACTGGCGCGCCTGCCCAAACCTTACGATGGCGCGCCTGCCGGCGCCTGGCTGCAGCAACTCAACGGGCTGCTCAAGCGCCTGTGTCGCAACCACTACCCTGCCAGCCAGAGCCACACCCTCAACGGTCGCCAATGGCTGGCCTTCCTCGACAACCGCTGCCCGGCCGCCGGGCTGACGCGCTGGATGGTGCTGGTCGAAGGCGCCTACAAGCCTGAGTGCAAGCTCGACGACAAGGCCATTGCCGGCCTCAACCAGGCTATCGACACCTGGATCCGCAAGCATGTTTGA
- a CDS encoding DUF58 domain-containing protein: MITPLPAEPGIRTTLAELIEMRHRVREVRLFSTPSQRSPLIGLHHSKLRGRGVDFDQVRVYQAGDDVRTIDWRVTARTQEPHTKLFHEERERPIFILVEQSRQLFFGSGQMFKSVLAAQAASLIGWAALGHNDRVGGLVYGDNEHYEIKPRRSKQSLLQLLNRLVRVNHSLHTETATGQDTLGLALIRAREVLRPGSLVIVICDERALTDAAERQLSLLSRHCDLLLLPVSDPLDHALPAAGLLRFTDRGARLELDTLNPELRQAYRAQGDARAARWELLAQKLRVLLMPLSTQGEMVEQLREYLNPQRPGKPS, encoded by the coding sequence ATGATCACCCCCCTGCCCGCCGAGCCCGGCATCCGCACCACGCTCGCCGAGTTGATCGAGATGCGTCATCGCGTGCGCGAGGTACGGCTGTTCTCGACGCCAAGCCAGCGCAGCCCGCTGATCGGCCTGCACCATTCGAAACTGCGCGGACGTGGCGTGGACTTCGACCAGGTGCGGGTCTATCAGGCCGGCGACGATGTGCGGACCATCGACTGGCGCGTCACGGCGCGGACCCAGGAACCCCACACCAAGCTGTTCCACGAAGAGCGCGAACGACCGATCTTCATTCTCGTCGAGCAGAGCCGGCAACTGTTCTTCGGTTCCGGGCAGATGTTCAAGTCGGTGCTCGCCGCCCAGGCCGCCAGCCTGATCGGCTGGGCCGCACTGGGACACAATGACCGGGTCGGTGGGCTGGTCTACGGCGACAACGAGCACTACGAAATCAAGCCGCGGCGCAGCAAGCAGAGCCTGTTGCAACTGCTCAACCGGCTGGTGCGGGTCAACCACTCGCTGCACACCGAAACCGCCACCGGCCAGGACACCCTGGGCCTGGCGCTGATCCGCGCGCGGGAAGTCCTGCGCCCGGGCAGTCTGGTGATCGTGATCTGCGACGAACGCGCGCTGACCGATGCCGCCGAACGTCAGTTGAGCCTGTTGTCGCGCCATTGCGACCTGCTGCTGCTGCCGGTGTCCGATCCGCTCGACCACGCCCTGCCCGCCGCCGGTCTGCTGCGTTTCACCGATCGCGGCGCGCGACTGGAACTCGATACCCTGAACCCGGAACTGCGCCAGGCCTATCGCGCCCAGGGCGATGCCCGTGCGGCTCGCTGGGAACTGCTGGCGCAAAAGCTGCGGGTGTTGCTGATGCCCTTGAGCACCCAGGGCGAAATGGTCGAGCAACTGCGCGAGTACCTCAACCCGCAACGGCCAGGTAAACCGTCATGA
- a CDS encoding AAA family ATPase, which produces MEHREALLALRTFLSAQILGQEKLIERLLIALLADGHMLVEGAPGLAKTKAIKELAEGVEAQFHRIQFTPDLLPADITGTEIYRPETGSFVFQQGPIFHNLVLADEINRAPAKVQSALLEAMAERQVSVGRSTYDLSPLFLVMATQNPIEQEGTYPLPEAQLDRFLMHVKIGFPDAAVERRILQQARGEALNGETKPERRVSQQAIFAARKEILGLYMADAVEEYLVQLVMATRSPAKFDPEMAEWIAYGASPRGSIALDRCARAHAWLAGRDFVSPEDIQAVLFDVLRHRIILSFEAEAAGIDQDRVVQRILDVVAVA; this is translated from the coding sequence ATGGAACATCGTGAAGCGCTGCTGGCGCTGCGAACCTTTCTCTCAGCGCAGATTCTCGGCCAGGAAAAGCTGATCGAGCGCCTGTTGATCGCCTTGCTGGCCGACGGTCACATGCTGGTCGAGGGCGCTCCCGGCCTGGCCAAGACCAAAGCCATCAAGGAACTGGCCGAAGGTGTCGAAGCGCAGTTCCATCGCATCCAGTTCACTCCCGACCTGCTGCCCGCCGACATCACCGGCACCGAGATCTATCGCCCGGAAACCGGCAGCTTCGTGTTCCAGCAAGGCCCGATCTTCCACAATCTGGTGCTGGCCGATGAAATCAACCGGGCGCCGGCCAAGGTCCAGTCGGCGCTGCTCGAAGCCATGGCCGAACGCCAAGTCAGCGTAGGGCGCAGCACTTATGACCTGTCGCCACTGTTCCTGGTGATGGCAACCCAGAACCCGATCGAGCAGGAAGGCACCTATCCACTGCCCGAGGCCCAGCTCGACCGTTTCCTGATGCACGTCAAGATCGGTTTCCCCGATGCCGCCGTGGAGCGGCGGATTCTGCAGCAGGCTCGTGGCGAAGCGCTGAACGGCGAGACCAAGCCGGAACGCCGGGTCAGCCAGCAGGCGATTTTCGCCGCACGCAAGGAAATCCTCGGGCTGTACATGGCCGATGCCGTGGAGGAATACCTGGTGCAACTGGTGATGGCGACCCGCAGCCCGGCCAAGTTCGACCCGGAAATGGCCGAATGGATCGCCTATGGCGCCAGCCCGCGCGGCTCGATCGCCCTCGACCGCTGCGCCCGTGCCCATGCCTGGCTGGCCGGACGCGATTTCGTCAGCCCGGAAGATATCCAGGCTGTGCTGTTCGACGTGCTGCGCCACCGCATCATCCTGTCGTTCGAGGCCGAAGCGGCAGGGATCGACCAGGATCGAGTGGTCCAGCGGATTCTCGACGTCGTCGCCGTCGCCTGA
- a CDS encoding glycosyltransferase family 2 protein gives MKVSILMCTYNGQRFLAEQINSFERQSHRNWSLAVSDDGSSDATLDIVNRCTCDWPIGRLKVFSGPCKGFVANFLSLTFRPEVEADFYAWSDQDDIWTEDKLETALMWLQGIAEHVPALYCGRTQLISELGIATGQSPRFSQPPDFANALVQSIGGGNTMVFNHAARELLREAGADVAIASHDWWAYQLVSGARNGVVFYDPQAKTLYRQHGANLVGSNAGWLARFHRIRLLVHGRFHEWNRQNIRALESMSHRLDRSSIEILSAFKEARDLPLWHRVSGIRRCGVYRQTVGGNLGLWLAALLRKI, from the coding sequence TTGAAAGTCTCGATTCTGATGTGCACCTATAATGGCCAGCGATTCCTGGCCGAGCAGATCAACTCCTTCGAACGCCAGAGTCATCGTAATTGGAGCCTGGCGGTATCCGATGACGGTTCCAGTGATGCCACCCTGGATATCGTCAATCGTTGTACCTGTGATTGGCCGATTGGACGCCTGAAAGTATTTTCCGGTCCGTGCAAGGGTTTTGTCGCCAACTTCCTGTCGTTGACCTTTCGTCCTGAAGTCGAAGCGGATTTTTATGCCTGGTCGGATCAGGACGATATCTGGACCGAAGACAAACTCGAAACCGCGCTGATGTGGTTGCAGGGTATTGCCGAACATGTTCCGGCACTGTATTGCGGTCGTACCCAGCTGATCTCGGAGTTGGGCATCGCCACCGGCCAATCGCCGCGATTTTCCCAGCCGCCGGATTTTGCAAACGCCCTGGTGCAGAGTATTGGTGGCGGCAACACCATGGTCTTCAACCATGCCGCCCGCGAACTGCTGCGCGAAGCCGGAGCTGATGTGGCTATTGCCTCCCATGACTGGTGGGCCTATCAACTGGTGTCCGGGGCCAGGAATGGTGTGGTGTTCTACGATCCCCAGGCCAAGACGCTCTATCGCCAGCACGGAGCCAACCTGGTGGGCAGCAATGCCGGTTGGCTGGCGCGCTTTCATCGGATACGCCTGTTGGTCCATGGCCGTTTTCACGAATGGAACCGGCAGAATATCCGCGCTCTGGAATCGATGAGTCATCGGCTGGATAGAAGCAGTATCGAAATACTTTCGGCATTTAAAGAAGCCCGCGACCTGCCGCTCTGGCATCGAGTCTCCGGTATCAGGCGTTGTGGTGTCTATCGGCAGACGGTCGGCGGCAATCTCGGATTATGGTTGGCTGCCTTGCTTAGAAAAATCTGA
- a CDS encoding ABC transporter permease, whose translation MLARRDIIGRYRGSILGVVWSLMYPLFMLAIYSLVFGGIFKSRWGVGSSSPLEFALILFLGLIVFNLFSESVSRAPGVVAAHASYVNKIVFPLEILPVVLLAGAMFQFLVNLGVWLVFCALLFQIPPLTTLLLPVAILPLLLFTLGVCWVLAALGVYLRDISHLVGVLVTALLFLSPVFYPVTALPERFQHLMALNLLAQVIENVRLVSVWSRLPAPGDWCLSLLLGALVAWLGLRFFLKTRGGFSDVL comes from the coding sequence ATGTTGGCGCGGCGCGATATTATCGGACGTTATCGTGGTTCGATATTGGGGGTGGTCTGGTCACTGATGTATCCACTGTTCATGTTGGCCATCTACTCTTTGGTATTTGGTGGGATATTCAAGTCTCGCTGGGGCGTGGGCAGCAGTTCACCCTTGGAATTCGCCCTGATTCTTTTTCTCGGGCTGATTGTTTTCAATCTGTTCTCTGAGTCCGTCAGTCGCGCCCCCGGAGTGGTCGCAGCCCATGCCAGTTATGTGAATAAAATCGTCTTTCCGCTGGAGATTCTGCCAGTGGTGCTGTTGGCCGGAGCGATGTTTCAGTTTCTGGTCAACCTGGGCGTCTGGCTGGTGTTTTGTGCGCTGCTCTTCCAGATTCCGCCACTGACCACCCTGTTGTTGCCGGTGGCGATATTGCCATTGCTGTTGTTCACCCTGGGTGTCTGCTGGGTGTTGGCGGCACTGGGGGTCTACCTGCGAGATATCAGTCATTTGGTCGGAGTGCTGGTCACCGCGCTGCTGTTCCTGTCTCCGGTCTTCTATCCCGTTACCGCACTGCCCGAACGTTTCCAGCACCTCATGGCTCTCAATCTGCTGGCCCAGGTCATCGAGAACGTGCGGTTGGTCTCGGTTTGGAGTCGCTTGCCGGCTCCTGGCGATTGGTGCCTGTCGCTACTGCTCGGAGCACTGGTGGCGTGGCTCGGCCTGAGGTTTTTCCTGAAGACCCGTGGGGGCTTTTCCGATGTCCTCTGA